One Sphingomonas limnosediminicola DNA segment encodes these proteins:
- a CDS encoding TonB-dependent siderophore receptor: MTRLLAGSIAVLLACSAGRAFAADAAADAGTADAGDKGTITVTGQRVQYGVRKTSTATKTNTDIKDIPQALTVITAAQIGDQQLRSVSDLLNFVPGASYNSGEGNRDTLVLRGNSSTADFFVDGVRDDVQYFRDFYNVDRVEVLKGPNAMIFGRGGGGGIINRVLKRPRFNTARSLAASGDGFGGFRLAGDADQPLSGTVDVRLNGMYENGNSFRRHVDLKRYGINPTAALMIGPDTRIDLSYEYFHDRRTADRGVPSLAGEPVRGFTRTFFGDPNDSYARVSANVATLGIEHSFNEGLTLRNRTMFGNFAKFYQNIFANSAVLPATATLPERVRLGAYNNRNDRTNLFSQTDLIWENRLAGIDQTLLVGFEIGHQKSRNLRNTGILSGSKLIDGNAVPLSDPTVDVEAVWAPIASDANNRVKASVAAAYIQEQLRPASWLEIVAGIRFDSFNTHVDDLRPTSPGTFNRRDSLWSPRLGIVFKPADNLSIYTSYSRSYLPQSGDQFSGLTSITKGLTPERFDNYEAGAKWEIFDGLLATAALYQLDRTNTRATDPTDPTRIVLTGAQRSRGIELGLERSITSRWLVSAGYSLQKAEISKTTTAASAGREVPLVPRHSLSLWNRYDLTKQFGVGVGLIARSKTYATISNAVKLPAYARVDGALFYTLPRGVEAQINLENLLGAHYFPTANADNNIAPGAPRTIKATVGYSF; the protein is encoded by the coding sequence ATGACTCGCCTGCTTGCCGGTTCAATTGCCGTACTTCTCGCCTGCAGCGCCGGGCGCGCCTTCGCCGCTGACGCTGCTGCAGATGCCGGAACGGCCGATGCCGGGGACAAAGGGACGATTACGGTAACAGGGCAGCGCGTGCAGTATGGCGTTCGAAAGACGAGCACTGCAACTAAGACGAACACTGACATCAAGGACATCCCTCAGGCGCTGACGGTCATCACCGCTGCGCAAATCGGAGATCAGCAACTGCGGTCTGTTTCGGACCTCCTCAATTTCGTGCCCGGCGCCTCCTACAATTCAGGTGAAGGCAATCGCGACACGCTGGTGCTGCGCGGCAATTCCAGCACCGCCGATTTCTTCGTCGATGGCGTGCGCGACGACGTCCAGTATTTCCGCGACTTCTACAACGTCGACCGCGTCGAGGTGCTCAAAGGCCCCAACGCCATGATCTTCGGTCGAGGCGGTGGTGGCGGCATCATCAACCGCGTGCTCAAGCGGCCGAGGTTCAACACCGCGCGGTCGCTAGCGGCGTCGGGCGACGGCTTCGGCGGGTTCCGCCTCGCCGGCGACGCCGATCAGCCTCTCAGTGGCACCGTCGATGTCCGACTCAACGGTATGTACGAGAACGGCAATAGCTTTCGCCGCCATGTCGACCTGAAGCGCTATGGCATCAACCCGACCGCCGCGCTGATGATCGGCCCGGACACGCGCATCGACCTCTCGTACGAATATTTCCACGACCGCCGCACCGCGGATCGTGGCGTGCCGTCGCTGGCCGGCGAGCCGGTTCGCGGATTCACCCGCACCTTCTTCGGCGACCCGAACGACAGCTACGCACGGGTCAGTGCAAACGTCGCGACGCTCGGCATCGAACACAGCTTCAACGAGGGCCTGACGCTGCGAAACCGCACGATGTTCGGCAACTTCGCGAAATTCTACCAAAACATCTTCGCCAACAGTGCTGTCCTGCCGGCGACAGCGACGCTGCCCGAACGCGTCCGTCTTGGCGCGTATAACAACCGCAACGACCGCACGAACCTCTTCAGCCAGACCGATCTGATCTGGGAGAACCGTCTCGCCGGCATCGACCAGACACTGCTCGTCGGCTTCGAAATCGGCCATCAGAAGTCACGCAATCTCCGCAACACGGGCATCTTATCCGGATCCAAGCTCATCGATGGCAATGCGGTGCCGCTTAGCGATCCCACCGTCGACGTCGAAGCCGTGTGGGCGCCGATTGCCAGCGATGCCAACAATCGGGTCAAAGCAAGTGTCGCCGCAGCCTACATCCAGGAGCAGCTGCGCCCAGCGAGTTGGCTCGAGATCGTCGCCGGGATTCGCTTCGATAGCTTCAACACCCATGTCGACGACCTGCGGCCGACGAGCCCCGGCACGTTCAACCGTCGCGACAGCCTCTGGTCTCCGCGCCTCGGAATCGTCTTCAAGCCGGCCGACAATCTGTCGATCTACACGAGCTACAGCCGTTCCTATTTACCGCAATCGGGAGACCAGTTCAGCGGCCTCACCAGCATCACGAAAGGCCTTACACCGGAGCGCTTCGACAATTACGAAGCGGGCGCGAAGTGGGAGATTTTCGATGGCCTGCTGGCGACAGCGGCGCTCTACCAGCTCGATCGCACCAACACCCGCGCGACCGATCCCACCGACCCGACGCGTATCGTGCTCACCGGCGCCCAGCGCAGCCGCGGCATCGAGCTCGGGCTCGAGCGTAGCATCACCAGCCGCTGGCTCGTCTCGGCGGGCTACTCACTCCAAAAGGCGGAGATATCCAAGACCACGACTGCTGCGTCAGCCGGCCGCGAAGTGCCGCTCGTCCCGCGCCACAGCCTCTCACTTTGGAACCGCTATGACCTGACCAAACAGTTCGGCGTCGGCGTCGGCCTGATCGCTCGATCGAAGACCTACGCGACTATCAGCAACGCGGTGAAGCTGCCTGCCTACGCCCGCGTCGATGGCGCCCTCTTCTACACACTGCCGCGCGGGGTCGAGGCGCAGATCAACTTGGAGAACCTCCTTGGCGCGCACTATTTCCCGACCGCCAACGCCGATAACAATATCGCGCCGGGCGCACCCCGCACGATCAAGGCCACCGTCGGCTACAGCTTCTAG
- a CDS encoding UdgX family uracil-DNA binding protein (This protein belongs to the uracil DNA glycosylase superfamily, members of which act in excision repair of DNA. However, it belongs more specifically to UdgX branch, whose founding member was found to bind uracil in DNA (where it does not belong), without cleaving it, appears to promote DNA repair by a pathway involving RecA, rather than base excision.): MIDANRVTLPAPDDFDGWRDAARDLAEAGVPASAVVWQVEGGEADLFGSDVEPPPAPSFPVPRAFVDLAKSVICHLDPERFALLYAMLLRLKADRHALDDQADPLVRRLQDLAKAVRRDIHKMHAFVRFREIDDRFVAFFEPEHHIVRRAANFFVNRFTNMRWSILTPELSIHWDGERLTEGPGATRAEAPAGDPLEETWRTYYASIFNPARLKVGAMLKEMPKKYWRNMPETSLVQPLIAGARHRELEMVDRSVAKEGLQHALEAESRIEPGGNLRASWEALLKGARKCTRCDLYKHATQTVFGEGPLNASIMFVGEQPGDQEDLAGRPFVGPAGLLFDAALEKAGIDRSTTYVTNAVKHFKFVPRGKKRIHSKPGAGEIEACRWWIEHERELIRPPVTVALGATAAHSLFGKTMAIGKNRGVPLQLADGSECWITVHPSFLLRIPEEDRRREERALFVRDLKRIKDRAAELAG, encoded by the coding sequence ATGATCGATGCGAATCGCGTAACGCTCCCCGCGCCCGACGATTTCGACGGTTGGCGCGACGCCGCGCGCGACCTCGCCGAAGCGGGCGTTCCCGCAAGCGCGGTCGTCTGGCAGGTCGAAGGCGGCGAGGCGGACCTGTTCGGTTCGGACGTCGAGCCGCCGCCGGCGCCGAGCTTCCCCGTCCCGCGCGCTTTCGTCGACCTTGCCAAGTCCGTCATCTGCCATTTGGACCCGGAACGGTTCGCGCTGCTCTACGCGATGCTCTTAAGGCTGAAGGCCGACCGTCACGCGCTGGACGACCAGGCCGATCCGCTCGTCCGCCGCCTGCAGGATCTCGCGAAGGCCGTCCGGCGCGATATTCACAAGATGCACGCCTTCGTTCGCTTCCGGGAAATCGACGATCGCTTCGTCGCCTTCTTCGAGCCAGAGCATCACATCGTCCGCCGGGCCGCGAACTTCTTCGTCAATCGCTTCACCAACATGCGCTGGTCGATCCTGACCCCGGAGCTGTCGATCCATTGGGACGGCGAGAGGTTGACCGAGGGCCCCGGCGCCACGCGAGCCGAAGCGCCGGCTGGCGACCCGCTGGAGGAGACGTGGCGCACCTATTACGCCAGCATCTTCAATCCGGCGCGGCTGAAGGTCGGCGCCATGCTCAAGGAAATGCCGAAGAAATATTGGCGCAACATGCCGGAGACCTCGCTCGTTCAGCCCCTGATCGCCGGAGCGCGGCACAGGGAGCTGGAGATGGTCGACCGGTCCGTCGCCAAGGAAGGGTTGCAGCACGCCCTTGAAGCGGAGAGCCGCATCGAGCCCGGCGGCAATCTTCGCGCATCGTGGGAAGCCCTGCTGAAGGGCGCGCGCAAATGCACGCGCTGCGACCTCTACAAGCATGCGACCCAGACCGTGTTCGGCGAGGGCCCGCTTAACGCTTCGATCATGTTCGTCGGCGAGCAGCCGGGTGACCAGGAAGACCTCGCCGGCCGTCCGTTCGTCGGCCCGGCCGGACTGCTCTTCGACGCAGCGTTGGAGAAGGCCGGGATCGACCGCTCGACGACCTACGTCACCAATGCCGTGAAGCATTTCAAATTCGTGCCGCGCGGCAAGAAACGGATCCACAGCAAGCCGGGCGCCGGGGAGATCGAAGCATGCCGCTGGTGGATCGAGCATGAGCGCGAGCTGATCCGCCCGCCGGTAACCGTCGCCCTAGGTGCAACCGCCGCGCACAGCCTGTTCGGCAAGACGATGGCGATCGGCAAGAACCGCGGTGTCCCGCTCCAGCTCGCCGACGGCAGCGAATGCTGGATCACCGTCCACCCCAGCTTCCTTCTTCGGATTCCCGAAGAAGACCGCCGCCGCGAAGAGCGCGCCCTGTTCGTCCGCGACCTCAAGCGCATCAAGGACCGCGCCGCGGAGCTAGCGGGCTAG
- a CDS encoding putative DNA modification/repair radical SAM protein, which produces MAQLDVQAKLAILADAAKYDASCASSGTSSRNSKGGKGVGSTEGMGICHAYAPDGRCISLLKILLTNSCIFDCAYCINRKSSNVRRARFTAEEVVRLTLAFYKRNYIEGLFLSSGIIRSSNYTMEQIVEVARSLREDHDFRGYIHLKTIPDADPELVRQAGIHADRISINVELPTETGLTKLAPEKDAARIESAMRDMKASIADAGDAAKHFKSAPKFAPAGQSTQMIVGADAASDADIVGKASTLYVRFGLRRVYYSAFSPIPDASAVLPLQRPPLMREHRLYQSDWLMRFYGFAPKEVQSAADEHGMLPLDIDPKLALALKFRESFPVDVNRAPKEMLLRVPGLGTKAVERILSSRRWRKLGLDDIARLTLSITKVRPFISTSDWRPTLVTDRADLRMLIAPKQHQLELFAA; this is translated from the coding sequence ATGGCCCAGTTGGACGTCCAGGCAAAGCTCGCGATCCTTGCTGACGCGGCAAAATATGATGCGTCCTGCGCATCGTCCGGGACATCGAGCCGCAACAGCAAAGGCGGCAAGGGCGTTGGATCGACCGAAGGCATGGGCATTTGCCACGCCTACGCGCCCGACGGACGCTGCATCTCGCTTCTCAAGATCCTGCTGACCAACAGCTGCATCTTCGACTGCGCCTATTGCATCAATCGCAAGAGCTCGAACGTCCGTCGCGCGCGGTTCACGGCGGAAGAAGTCGTCCGGCTCACGCTGGCTTTCTACAAGCGCAACTACATCGAAGGCCTGTTCCTCTCTTCCGGCATTATCCGCTCGTCCAACTACACGATGGAGCAGATCGTCGAGGTTGCCCGCAGTCTGCGTGAGGACCACGACTTTCGCGGGTACATTCACCTGAAGACGATTCCCGACGCCGACCCGGAGCTGGTTCGGCAGGCTGGCATTCATGCCGACCGCATTTCGATCAACGTGGAGCTTCCGACCGAAACCGGCCTCACCAAGCTGGCGCCGGAGAAGGATGCCGCCCGGATCGAGAGCGCAATGCGCGACATGAAAGCGTCGATTGCTGATGCCGGGGACGCGGCGAAGCACTTCAAGTCGGCCCCAAAGTTTGCGCCTGCAGGACAGTCGACGCAGATGATTGTCGGTGCCGACGCCGCAAGCGACGCTGACATCGTCGGCAAGGCAAGTACGCTCTATGTTCGCTTCGGTCTGCGCCGTGTCTATTACTCGGCCTTCTCGCCGATCCCCGACGCCAGCGCGGTCCTACCGCTCCAGCGCCCGCCGCTGATGCGCGAGCACCGACTTTACCAATCCGACTGGCTGATGCGTTTCTATGGCTTCGCGCCGAAGGAGGTGCAGAGCGCGGCCGACGAGCATGGCATGTTGCCCCTCGACATTGATCCCAAGCTCGCCTTGGCGCTCAAGTTCCGCGAAAGCTTTCCGGTCGACGTGAATCGGGCGCCAAAGGAGATGTTACTGCGCGTTCCCGGGCTTGGAACCAAGGCGGTGGAGCGCATCCTTTCGTCACGGCGTTGGCGGAAGCTTGGGCTCGACGACATCGCCCGTCTGACCTTGTCGATCACGAAGGTGCGCCCGTTCATCAGCACGTCGGATTGGCGGCCGACCTTGGTAACTGACCGAGCCGACCTGCGCATGCTGATTGCGCCGAAACAACATCAGCTGGAGCTGTTTGCGGCCTGA